The Scylla paramamosain isolate STU-SP2022 chromosome 32, ASM3559412v1, whole genome shotgun sequence sequence TCAGTGAAATGAGCAGTAAATTATCTTTCCCCAAAGTATCCAAGAGTACAATCATCTCCCATGTTAAGCAGCCAATAACTCCACTCATGGCAAAGATAATAAGGCATTACCTTCTCAATCATTATCCATATCTCGTCTTCTTCTGAAATGTGAATTTGTGTTATCCTTGCCCGTTCTGTACCCTATGATATGTATGATAGTGTAATGTGTATAACAGTATGTATAACATGCGTATGATattctgtccacacacacatatagatgACTTGTTTACAGCTGTGTTGTCATGTCTCTCCCAAACACTCAGGCTAAGGTGAcagcaaaagaaagagaggcagcAGAAAATGAACACCAGCTACGACAGGAGGTGCGACATGCCCATGAACTCCTGAGCAAGTCCTCAAGGGAGCTGGAGCAGGTACGTGCCGAGCTGAGCCACCAGGCAGCAGTGTCATCAGAGAAGCAGGCACAGCTGATCAGCCAGGAGAAGGACAGGATGCTGAGGGTCAGTGAATGTTCTCTACTTTGTGATTGcttgtacaaaaaataaataaatggttatGTGATTATCTGATAtaataggaaaaaggaaaaaaaagaatagctgCATGTCATTTGTTTAGAAATATGTAGTTATCTATTAATTCCTGGATGAACATGCCAGAAAATGTATGCACATACTTGAATTATAATATAATTGAAAAGCTTCAGTATCCAAATTACTTTTTATCTAAACTTTTCTTCCATATATTCTCTTGAATGGAATGATACTGTACTATTTGAATTTACCTGTATAGATTTATTTGAATTTACTAATTCCAGAAAGAAAGTGATTTGAATCAGtggtgaaaaatataaataaaaaaaaattgagttatGCTTAATCATGGACAAAATTTATATGCACCCACTATCACTATGCTTAATATTTTCCCTCACATCTCAAGTCAAACAGTCAGCTAACAGTCTTCTTATGAAACCTCACAATTGATAAGTCCTTAAAAATCAAGGGATTcaaaattgagagaaaaaactAAACAGTGGAAATGTCTGTGTTGTGTTACTTGACCACACCTGTACTTGCCCACAGATGCAGAGTGATGCAGACAGGAAGGCAGATCGTGAGCGGAGGGAGCTGGAGGGTAGACTGAACCAGCACATTGAGCACCTGCAGGCTAAGGTCACCTCACTCACCTCACAAAACAGTGACCTCTCAGAGAAAAGACACCGAGCAGAAAGCAGTGCAAGGTATGAGAAAATATATCTTCTGTTACCTTGGATATCTCAGTCATATTATATTGAAATAGACAACTGTTATTTGCACTgagtttgttgctttttaaaacCTTTCTTACTTGCTTCATGTCAAGAAAACCAAAAACATTATAATTTCTGTGAAAAGTTAATGTTCATATACCCTCATCctacacgtgtttttgagtgtgttcaCTGATAACAGAACTAATGTAAGACTTATTTTTTATCCCTTTGAAACATTGCCTGGCTGCACACATTGTGGCTGAGTATTGTGTCTGTGTACCCTGCAGTGTAAAAACTGATTGATAGGAATAAACCAAGGGTATTAGGAAATTCCTTTCTCTGTATTTCTGTTATCACAGTGAAATAAGACATAACATCTTGTTTCAGCTACCTCTTTTTATGGGGGATGTCTATCTTGTACATAGCATGTATATAGCATGAGAGAGATGATAAGGAACATGATTTAATATGTCAAGATTACATACCTTTCATATTGCACTTTACAGGGAACTACGAGCAAGATTACAGAGTGCTGAAGGGGACCTGGAGAGATGTCGACAAGAGCTTTCCCATACCAAGAAGCAAAATGCTCGCATTGATCAGGATAATCATtccaaaagtaataaaagtaagTTAACCCTCTAACTGTTCTGTTAGTCTTCATGACTGAGTTTGTTGATTGATAACTGAGAACTAATGGAAGGAGACCTAGTGGCTGTAAAACAGTGAAGTATTACCAGTTTTTTACAGGAATTTcagctttttcttattttctctcaaaaCAAGTTAACCAAGGTGCTCACTGGCCAGCAGCACCAAATAGACATATGTGGATACTTTTAATTTGCACCACAATATATTAAGTTTTAGGAGAACTCATAGCACTCAAACAATTAACATATTGCACCTTTTATCAAAATATCAGTTCGGGAGTTGGAGTCTCGTGCGTCGCACCTCGAGGGAGAGCTGAGGAGCCGAGAGACAAGCCTGGCCCACACACAGCAGATGATGGAGACGATACAGCAGCAGAAGGTAGGATGGTgggccatcatcatcatcatcatcatcatcatcatcatcatcatcatcattctcttcatcattatcagtctCTTTTATTCCAGTTTACCATTTGATCATTTGCTGATTTATATGTTGCTGTAAAGTGTAACAACAGTGTTTACATTTCTGTGCCAGACTACCCTTGAAGCAACTCTTGAGGAACGCCGGCAAAAATTACTGAAGCGAGAAAATTCCATCCAACTTATTTATGCTGAGCTGCAGAAGAGTCTGGAGATTATTAAGAAGCTACAGAAGAGAGTCAAGGAAGAACACATGGCAGTAAGAATGCACCAAAATTTTGTcacaaatatttaaaattttGATTTCTGACAGTATAGTTGTCTTTTTAGTGGCACaagtatatataattatattttattaaagCTCTATCCCATCCACATATTTCCATTTAAACCCTCACCAAGACAACTACTCTGTGGGTGTAGGTGAAGCTTAAAGATTTGATGGCATGGCTTAAAAATATACACATCTCAATATACTGCTGATACTGTAAGAGACAGATTTTTCCTTAATCTTCTGTAGATAAAATGaaacatctgtgtgtgtgtttatatctaAATATTTTACCCTCGTTGCCTCAGAGCAAAGTCAGAGGAACAGCACTAATGGAACAAGAGAAGATATTGGCAGAGAAGGACTCAAGGTTATCCCAAATGAGTGAGCAGCTACAGGCGACAACTTCCAAGCTCTCTGAACTCACATTAGAAAGAGACCAACTCCAGAAGAAGCTGCAAGACTCCACTGAGAAATTACACGAACAGGAGAAAACTCTTCAAACTAATGAGAATGGTGAAGTAGATTTGTACCATAGTTGGATGTTTAGTGAAACATACTTTAGTTTTCCAATAAGaatgtaagggaagctgcaagaaactggCAGACCTACAATTGATAGTTTTCTTTATAACAGCTTTGTTCATCCATCATTCTTGttcataaatttgtgtaatcttttaAAGTTGCCCATTGACTGCACTAACACCCTAATGACAGAGTCTATTCTTGTTATCTACCATctgtttgaaaaccaatttttcagtttcctttttctaatctaactttatcaagcttgaacctattCTGTTTTGTCCTGTCCTGATCATAAACCTTAAGGATCTTGTCTATTGCAACTTTGCTATATTCTTGTTGAGATTGCttgaatatgaagaaagacattGAAGTCACCTccagtaaaaagaagaaaacttacCACGTAACCAGTGATATACCAATTGTCACAACTCATTACCTTATATAGGTCATCTTATTATATCTTTGATCTTCATACCTCATACTCCTTGCTGCAGTGATCTCATGGCTGAACAAGCAACTCAATGAGGCAGAGACTACAGGAGCCATCACCAGGCGGGCACCACTCACTGAGGCATACCTCACCTCCCACCGGCCAGCCACCAGCAATATGAAGTCTCTGGGATCACAGTTAGCATCAGGAACTCAGCCAAGTCTTGTGCTCCACTCCACACCATTGTCCACAGCACCTTTTCCTCAGGCCATGGGTGCTGGGGGCTCGGCAGGCTCCACCCACACCACACTGGTATGCTCAGGTTCTTTTCCAGTACAGAGTGTTACTAACTGTCTTTGTATAGAGATCTTGTAGTGTGTATTATTTGCATGTAGACATTTCATGATGGAAGATTTTGTTGATTAAAACTGATTTACAGTAACAGCAGTGTGAAATGCCTTTATTTGGATAGTTACTCTAGACTGATAGATTGATGAATAAAAATTATTGCATGTGAACAATATCTGTTGTTTCCAGAGCTCCATCCGTCACTTGGGTACCATTCCTCCCATACCTGAGGAGATCAGTCCCCGGGCCTCACAGGACTTATTGCCAGGCACTGAGAAGGCGGCGGttgctgataaagaaaagttaGTTAATCATAATGATGAAATACATTAAATCCTCAATTTTCTGGACTATGATGGGAAGAAAGTTTTTCAAAATatgtaagatttttttattttatttttttatttttttatttatttttttttaggatgttagaaatagtaaataattaTTTTACATTAGTACATATAATGACTACCATAGATACACATCCCAAATTTCAGTGGTATAACCATATAAAAGTGCAAAGTAATGCATAAGATGTAATTGGTGGTTCATTCAACCaaatgttttccatttttttagaCTGTCCAAATTCTCCAGATCCTGAAAATTTAAGGTTATGTATCTCTTCATTTGAGaatgagaaatgtgtgtgtgtgtgtgtgtgtgtgtgtgtgtgtgtgtgtgtgtgtgtgtgtgtgtgtgtgtgtgtgtgtgtgtgtgtgttgtattacCATCCTGTTAACAGTTCAGGTATCTATGGTATTCTGTCCATTTAATCTTGCATTTGAGAAGGCTCAGTATTTGATAATATTCTAATGTTTGTAATTTGTGCTTTGAAATATTTTTAATATCTAATTTCAGCAGTGGTGGTTTGGATCCCAAGTACTTGGAGCCAACAAAACCTGCAAGTATTGGAGTGCGTGGTTTGCTCAGAGCTAATGCTTGTAAACCCTCCACTGTGGAATCAGATCCAAAGGCACCAAGTAATATGTAAGTTCATTGTTGTGGGTTTTGTCTTGGACAGATGTATAGTTTAAAAAATTTTGTTATGGATTGAATATGTATTaaatttttcagtattttacatTCACTGTTTACATATTTACACAGTACATATTGACAtgtcattcttgttcttctcttgcCATTTCCTAAGTGCAACTGATCTGCACTTTGTATGATTCTAATTGAATCATCATTGTCCATTGCATCTTTTGTTGCTCTCATTCTTTGCAACTTCACTTCAAATTCCCATCTCCATTGCACTCCACCATAACCCTTCAGCAAGTGTTCTCCAGCTCTTGTAATTGATTCATTATCTCTTCTTACACAGCATTGATAGCAAGGGTGTGAATCACTTTCCCTCATTCAGTCTTGACCATGAGTCAGATCTTTTCTTGTGTTACAGTCCAGCCAGAAGACCTGGAGTGTCTggggtaaggagaggaggacCCACTGGAGACacaagagggagaggtagaggctCAGATAGCACTGGGCCAAACACACAGCCTTCCAGCTACTTCCCTCGCACCTGAGCACTTACCCACTTTGTCTTTCATGTACTTAGcaatatagaaataaatgtacatattgaatgatatatataaaagtaaccTTTCCTTGcaataataaagagagaaaaggatgtgaagagaatgagaggctGAGAGTATGACAGAACTGGAATAAATGGATACTTGTCACAGCAAACAGGTATTGTTCACAGCTGATGGTACTGTTTTATCATGGGGATGTGTTCTAATGATATGCTAAGAGTGCTCCATTATTGTGAATATTGTTTGACTATTTTTATGGTATGTAATGGATTCTAAGTAATAGATTATGATTATTTTCAGATGTGTTATATTTTACATCCTAGGAAAATGGAAAGGGTAGGTAATGTAGCCAGGAACAACAtttattgagagaaaaaagggtgTCGGagatcactaaaaagacagttCACAACATTGTATTAACAACAAGCACAGTTTCACATTTTTACAGTGTAGAGTTGTCAGATTGAAGGAGTGAAAATTACcactaaaagaaaacaattgctAGACTAACAGCACTTCAATTTTTAGTCTGGTGTCGAAAATATGCTGAgatagtgtggtggtggctAATCTCTATCAGAGGTGAGAGTTACTGTGCTCTACCATGCCATCTTCTGTATGCTTTCCCTTTCATCATTTTACCTCATGATGGTGCTGGGCTGAAGTCTCATCCTTGTCTGTTTTCCCTATTTTTGCAAATGGTGATGAAGATTTTCAGATGCATCCTACTCATGGTGGGTTTGGATATGTAGGCAGCCATCAGAAGGTAACAGTTGGTGTGGGAATTGCTGGGACTCGGGTGTTTCAGTCCAAGCAGTCATTACACACAAATTGCAGCTATTGTAACTCTGGCATAAATCTTTGTCATTTGGTCTTGCCGTGGTCATGATTATTGTTCCTGTAATAAAATTTTCGAATAGTCCTCTCgcgagactttttttttaaggatatatgagtatgtgtgtgtgtatgacgagagaaaaatagaacatacaAATGAATAGTATATTTATGCTGTCTTAAATAAGAACCACAAGCAGATCGTTTCAATGAAATTTATAGGAATGTTACCATTATATAAGGTAACAGCCCTGTTGGTAATAATATAAGCGAGAGAATACCGAAATTGTTGCATCACATGTGCCTTGCATCCTCGCAGCGTCTCGCCAGCATTGTTTAGCCACTTATCCTTAACAAGACACGCCTTTCACTCCGGGGACGCAGTGAATGTCTGGCAGGAACTTGTGGCCTTggaagtgaaaatgaaagtgaaagtgaCAAATTGCGTTCAGCTCAATTATCAGCATCTTGATATTTGCATTACGATAGCAggaattatatttttattatagcATTCAGAACATATGTAAACGTTGTTTTCTAtaatctatatctatctatatctatctatctatctatctatctatctatctatctatctatctatctatctatctatctatatatatatatatatatatatatatatatatatatatatatatatatatatatatatatatatatatatatatatatatatatatatatatcattctcCGTTTCAAATTCACGCAAAACCTATGAATTATTTCTTTCATAACATTCATCAACATCACTTGATCAAGCGCTGTTGTCTGGTACTAAACAGAGGAGGCAGCTCGCGCAAGACACGCTCTGAAATCATTTATGTCAtttcctcctttgcttcctccATAGTGTCTAGCGGCACAATGTAAGAGATGACAGAGGCGGCTGGTAATTAGCTGGTATGAAGCCGCGTCTGAGGGAGTCATCTACATCAAAGGGCCGGAAAAAGAGCTTCCTCTTAAACACTTTCCCAAGGGAGAGAGTTCTTAAAAGGCACTACAACTCGCTTGTAGTCACAGTGTATCTCCTCTCATCGCCCCGCATCGTTCTTCGCCTCTCCGCGGCCACCATCATGCCAGCCTCCCTCGCCACCGCGGCTGCCGCCTCCCACCACATGGAGCGAAGCCTGAGAACTCTTGGCTTTGATCTCACCAACATGCTGAAAACTTTGGACCTGCAGACTGTGGGCTTGTTGGGTCTTCTGATTCTGGCTGGCATCCTCCTCTTTGACCTGTTCGCCAAAGGGTCAAACTACGGTCACGCCTCCTATCCCGGGAGTCTCGGCAGCGGCACTTACGCATCCTACGGCCGGAAAGGTCTGTTGGATTCCTCGGCCTCAGGAACTTCCCATCTAGAGCCTTCTGCTCGCACCAGGTACTGCCATGTGCTGCTCAGTTCAGTTATCGAAAAGAAACTTATAAAGCTATATCGTGTTCGTAGGTTGCTATTCTAGGTTTCAAAGTTTGCGTACTGCTCAGTTTGGTTACGGCGAGGTATTAGGAAATATTTTAAAAACAATATACTGCAATAAATGTGCTCCTAAGCTGCTGATCCAGGATTAAATGTTGATATCAGTATACTTCAGTTTATCCTGCTGAAGTTATTTATACACTCATTTCACTATTATCTTCAATCCACCCAGCCGGAGCTTGGAGTCCGTGACGCAGATCCTCGAGTCCCTGGCAGAAGCCGCAATGAAGTATCGAGGACGTGACGCCGATGAGGAGCAGATTGAGCCTAAGGAGCAGCATCTCAATTAGTTTTAGACTAG is a genomic window containing:
- the LOC135089267 gene encoding spindle assembly abnormal protein 6 homolog isoform X1, yielding MGVLMESVKSSGGGDILLEQDVVMQVVEAGAAVASATQRSLKLLVELRLKPSTPAKELLVRLTDEQDPFVLLSCVVREEDYHTLRQRQGLLVDFSAFPHKFVELVSSCIQESSKESPRFLLVLRYSEDGGGGGATLEVIEVNIFKHLCHLALTLTPASTQLKLTYLADCCKVLKAKVTAKEREAAENEHQLRQEVRHAHELLSKSSRELEQVRAELSHQAAVSSEKQAQLISQEKDRMLRMQSDADRKADRERRELEGRLNQHIEHLQAKVTSLTSQNSDLSEKRHRAESSARELRARLQSAEGDLERCRQELSHTKKQNARIDQDNHSKSNKIRELESRASHLEGELRSRETSLAHTQQMMETIQQQKTTLEATLEERRQKLLKRENSIQLIYAELQKSLEIIKKLQKRVKEEHMASKVRGTALMEQEKILAEKDSRLSQMSEQLQATTSKLSELTLERDQLQKKLQDSTEKLHEQEKTLQTNENVISWLNKQLNEAETTGAITRRAPLTEAYLTSHRPATSNMKSLGSQLASGTQPSLVLHSTPLSTAPFPQAMGAGGSAGSTHTTLSSIRHLGTIPPIPEEISPRASQDLLPGTEKAAVADKENSGGLDPKYLEPTKPASIGVRGLLRANACKPSTVESDPKAPSNIPARRPGVSGVRRGGPTGDTRGRGRGSDSTGPNTQPSSYFPRT
- the LOC135089267 gene encoding spindle assembly abnormal protein 6 homolog isoform X2 codes for the protein MGVLMESVKSSGGGDILLEQDVVMQVVEAGAAVASATQRSLKLLVELRLKPSTPAKELLVRLTDEQDPFVLLSCVVREEDYHTLRQRQGLLVDFSAFPHKFVELVSSCIQESSKESPRFLLVLRYSEDGGGGGATLEVIEVNIFKHLCHLALTLTPASTQLKLTYLADCCKVLKAKVTAKEREAAENEHQLRQEVRHAHELLSKSSRELEQVRAELSHQAAVSSEKQAQLISQEKDRMLRMQSDADRKADRERRELEGRLNQHIEHLQAKVTSLTSQNSDLSEKRHRAESSARELRARLQSAEGDLERCRQELSHTKKQNARIDQDNHSKSNKIRELESRASHLEGELRSRETSLAHTQQMMETIQQQKTTLEATLEERRQKLLKRENSIQLIYAELQKSLEIIKKLQKRVKEEHMASKVRGTALMEQEKILAEKDSRLSQMSEQLQATTSKLSELTLERDQLQKKLQDSTEKLHEQEKTLQTNENVISWLNKQLNEAETTGAITRRAPLTEAYLTSHRPATSNMKSLGSQLASGTQPSLVLHSTPLSTAPFPQAMGAGGSAGSTHTTLSSIRHLGTIPPIPEEISPRASQDLLPGTEKAAVADKENGGLDPKYLEPTKPASIGVRGLLRANACKPSTVESDPKAPSNIPARRPGVSGVRRGGPTGDTRGRGRGSDSTGPNTQPSSYFPRT